The Borrelia coriaceae genome has a window encoding:
- a CDS encoding Vsp/OspC family lipoprotein — protein MSSKVKLLILKKLNTKRIAIKEAVKTKAVAFKAKLFQQNSTLGASGGTQDNHAEQAIDGTTNGSSGMHGTKELAELHSAVNTLIGTAKEILGGIIAPAKEVSPVN, from the coding sequence TTGTCAAGTAAAGTAAAACTGTTAATATTAAAGAAACTTAATACTAAAAGAATTGCTATTAAAGAGGCAGTTAAAACTAAGGCGGTAGCATTTAAAGCTAAGTTATTTCAACAAAATAGTACTTTAGGGGCTAGTGGAGGTACCCAAGATAATCATGCAGAACAGGCTATAGATGGAACTACTAATGGTAGCAGTGGAATGCATGGAACAAAAGAACTTGCTGAATTACATTCAGCAGTTAATACTTTAATTGGTACTGCTAAAGAGATATTAGGAGGGATAATCGCACCTGCTAAGGAAGTGAGCCCTGTTAACTAA
- a CDS encoding complement regulator-acquiring protein, which translates to MRKKLFIFTLLIVGLVSCDVNSKLLVEGAIRDVAGDVGSGVQRDEGSKSIINNGDFSEEVVSSGVINSVQSDEAVKPKEDEINKVPVAEVIKVDVAIKDEKEELISAIKKDVNNVKALVSADKAEVEDIDQYGMKEKVFKAVLNKSNQKTLDDNSNKELRRLFYSSLLYNKERIKEFAGILKKIESDVKNRGTWIIDIMNSVIGQLQFNFESVINKLEKNKDKLDKLSLDDLREVKSKLEEIQLQRLTWRKSVDAIITDYKGKKDGIDSDSEKLISHISEGYKNLITVKIPRIQEVSDKIIFLIDKVK; encoded by the coding sequence ATGAGAAAAAAATTATTTATTTTTACATTATTAATTGTAGGTTTAGTGTCATGTGATGTAAATTCTAAATTATTGGTAGAAGGAGCAATCAGAGATGTTGCAGGAGATGTTGGAAGTGGTGTTCAAAGAGATGAAGGCAGCAAAAGTATTATTAATAATGGTGATTTTTCAGAAGAGGTTGTAAGTAGTGGGGTTATAAATAGTGTTCAAAGTGATGAAGCAGTAAAACCAAAAGAAGATGAGATTAATAAAGTTCCTGTTGCAGAGGTAATAAAGGTAGATGTTGCAATCAAAGATGAAAAAGAGGAATTAATATCTGCTATTAAAAAAGATGTTAATAATGTTAAGGCATTAGTAAGTGCAGATAAGGCAGAAGTTGAAGATATAGATCAGTATGGTATGAAGGAAAAAGTATTTAAAGCAGTACTAAATAAGTCTAATCAGAAGACATTAGATGACAATTCTAATAAAGAGTTAAGAAGATTATTTTATTCATCTTTATTGTACAATAAAGAAAGAATAAAGGAATTTGCAGGAATTCTGAAAAAAATAGAATCAGATGTAAAAAATCGAGGAACATGGATTATAGATATAATGAATTCTGTAATAGGCCAGCTTCAATTTAACTTTGAGAGTGTAATTAATAAGTTAGAAAAGAATAAAGACAAGCTAGATAAATTAAGTCTTGATGATTTAAGAGAGGTTAAATCAAAACTTGAAGAGATTCAATTACAAAGATTAACTTGGAGAAAAAGTGTAGATGCTATTATAACAGATTATAAAGGGAAGAAAGATGGTATTGATTCTGATAGTGAAAAATTGATAAGTCATATTAGTGAAGGATATAAAAATCTTATTACAGTTAAGATACCGAGAATTCAAGAGGTTTCTGATAAGATTATATTTTTAATAGATAAAGTTAAG
- the bdr gene encoding Bdr family repetitive protein, translating into MGNLAYKVYRTEDLKKEFLNKGFTEEAVDFILLHNDNFSFEILKEKINSLEQQIMNVENNLKKDIEFTKIEFRRDISNLDIKIDNVEKNLQKDISNLDVKIDNVEKNLQKDISNLEKNLLKEMESNNAILREEMKNSHSILLEKLGVGNRMLTIITAIGIPIIISIIMSLISKFFVG; encoded by the coding sequence ATGGGTAATTTAGCGTATAAAGTATATAGAACAGAAGATTTAAAGAAGGAATTTTTAAATAAAGGATTTACTGAAGAAGCAGTGGATTTTATTTTGCTTCATAATGACAATTTTAGTTTTGAAATTTTGAAAGAAAAAATAAATTCATTAGAACAACAAATCATGAATGTAGAGAATAACTTAAAAAAGGATATTGAATTTACTAAGATAGAATTTAGACGAGACATATCTAATTTGGATATCAAAATAGATAATGTTGAAAAAAATTTACAGAAAGACATATCTAATTTAGATGTCAAAATAGATAATGTTGAAAAAAATTTACAGAAGGACATATCTAATTTAGAAAAGAACTTACTTAAAGAAATGGAAAGTAACAATGCAATATTGCGAGAAGAAATGAAAAATAGTCATTCAATACTGTTGGAAAAGCTTGGTGTAGGGAATAGGATGTTAACTATTATTACGGCAATAGGAATACCAATAATTATATCTATTATTATGTCTCTAATAAGTAAATTCTTTGTAGGGTAA
- a CDS encoding variable large family protein, translated as MEINIKNIRVKSICTTLFISLFLSCNNGIEELEKQRDSILSISNLRQGFLDIFISFSDMFTDAFGIKAETPKSEVGKYFTNIEETMKTTKEKLKDVLAKNGDYPKVKEEVEKFIEKLTKIEEGATEAAKGAITGDAIGNAVKDQAALAADPASINLLVKGMKSIVKGVVLKEGKAEANYTKDSDKTDIGKLFSSKKDTDGTDAQAASASASIGVVSGADILQAIAESDESASDQVGIEKAKNAAEIAAAKVEQSKSLNTVKKDAVIAAGIALKAMAKGGKFTIKDSGADNAASTINGAVASAVNKTLSTLIIAIRNTVDSGLKSINEALATVKREDMSADTNESGAAK; from the coding sequence ATGGAAATAAATATTAAAAATATTAGAGTAAAAAGTATTTGTACAACATTATTTATCTCTTTATTCCTTTCTTGTAATAATGGGATAGAAGAACTTGAAAAACAAAGGGATTCTATACTATCTATATCTAATTTAAGACAAGGATTCTTAGATATTTTTATTTCTTTTTCTGATATGTTTACTGATGCATTTGGTATTAAGGCTGAGACACCAAAAAGTGAGGTAGGAAAGTATTTTACTAATATTGAAGAGACAATGAAAACAACGAAAGAAAAGTTAAAAGACGTTTTAGCAAAGAATGGTGATTATCCAAAGGTGAAAGAAGAGGTTGAGAAATTTATTGAAAAATTGACAAAAATTGAAGAGGGTGCTACAGAAGCTGCTAAAGGAGCTATAACGGGTGATGCGATAGGAAATGCTGTTAAAGATCAGGCTGCTTTAGCAGCAGATCCTGCAAGTATAAATTTGCTTGTTAAAGGAATGAAATCTATTGTTAAAGGAGTAGTCTTAAAAGAAGGTAAAGCGGAGGCTAATTATACTAAAGATAGTGATAAAACAGATATTGGTAAATTATTTAGTTCAAAGAAGGATACTGATGGAACGGATGCCCAAGCTGCTTCAGCTAGTGCATCAATTGGAGTTGTGAGTGGTGCTGATATTCTGCAAGCTATTGCTGAATCTGATGAATCTGCTAGTGATCAGGTTGGAATTGAGAAGGCAAAGAATGCAGCTGAGATTGCTGCAGCTAAGGTTGAACAGAGTAAATCCCTTAATACGGTAAAGAAAGATGCAGTGATAGCAGCAGGAATAGCACTAAAAGCTATGGCTAAGGGTGGTAAATTTACTATTAAGGACAGTGGTGCTGATAATGCTGCATCCACAATAAATGGAGCGGTGGCAAGTGCAGTAAACAAGACATTAAGTACTCTTATAATTGCAATAAGAAATACTGTTGATAGTGGTTTGAAATCAATAAATGAAGCATTAGCGACAGTTAAACGAGAAGATATGTCAGCAGACACAAATGAATCTGGCGCTGCTAAGTAA